The following are from one region of the Dreissena polymorpha isolate Duluth1 chromosome 2, UMN_Dpol_1.0, whole genome shotgun sequence genome:
- the LOC127869981 gene encoding ras-related protein Rap-2c-like: MGRDSVRPNYRVVVLGSASVGKSSIISKFMHDRFLQSHKETIEELHIHVMRCDNVSVEIDILDTSGSYQFPAMRKLAIATGDAFVLVYSVDNMSSFETVKMLRDEIREQKTKGKYSIVVVANKVDLEPFKDTTCAVTESIVCIDWEEKFVFASAKTGENVHEVFRALENKIIERIKLEEKRLNFIRRISMPVMRIAKSEKSTVGLIQTKSRAHSMDS, from the coding sequence ATGGGTCGAGACAGCGTCAGACCGAACTACCGCGTCGTAGTTCTGGGGTCAGCAAGCGTGGGAAAATCGTCCATTATTAGCAAGTTCATGCACGACAGATTCTTACAAAGTCACAAAGAAACTATCGAGGAATTACACATACATGTGATGCGGTGCGACAACGTTTCTGTTGAGATTGATATTCTTGACACGTCGGGCTCTTATCAATTCCCCGCGATGCGCAAACTTGCCATAGCAACCGGCGACGCTTTTGTACTCGTTTATTCAGTTGACAACATGTCAAGTTTTGAGACTGTGAAAATGTTACGTGATGAAATTCGAGAGCAGAAAACAAAGGGAAAATATTCCATCGTCGTCGTGGCTAACAAGGTCGATTTGGAACCATTTAAGGACACAACATGTGCGGTGACTGAATCAATTGTTTGTATAGATTGGGAGGAGAAATTCGTTTTTGCGTCCGCAAAAACGGGCGAAAACGTTCACGAAGTATTCCGGGCTTTAGAGAATAAAATTATCGAGCGAATAAAACTTGAGGAAAAACGCCTGAATTTCATCCGCCGGATATCAATGCCTGTCATGCGTATCGCGAAGTCCGAGAAATCCACGGTCGGGCTGATACAAACTAAAAGCAGAGCACATTCAATGGATTCATAG
- the LOC127870400 gene encoding ras-related protein Rap-2a-like, producing the protein MDRDNVRPNYRVVVLGSAGVGKSSIISKFMHDRFLESHKETIEELHRHVMWFDSVSVEIDILDTSGSYQFPAMRKLAIATGDAFVLVYSVDNTSSFETVKILRDEIREQKPKGKYSIVVVANKVDLETFKDTSCAVTESVVCMDWEERFVIVSAKTGENVNEVFQALENKIRERITLEEKRLNFIRRRTMPVMRMAKSEKFSVGLLKSKSRTHSMDS; encoded by the coding sequence ATGGATCGAGATAACGTCAGACCGAACTACCGTGTCGTTGTTCTCGGGTCAGCGGGCGTTGGCAAATCGTCCATAATTAGCAAATTTATGCACGACAGATTCTTAGAAAGTCACAAAGAAACGATCGAGGAACTGCACAGACATGTGATGTGGTTTGACAGCGTTTCTGTAGAAATTGATATTCTAGACACGTCGGGCTCTTATCAATTTCCCGCAATGCGCAAACTTGCCATAGCTACTGGAGACGCTTTCGTACTCGTGTATTCAGTTGACAACACGTCGAGCTTCGAGACCGTGAAAATACTACGTGATGAAATCCGAGAACAGAAACCGAAGGGCAAATATTCAATTGTCGTCGTTGCAAACAAGGTCGATTTGGAGACCTTTAAGGACACGTCTTGTGCCGTGACTGAATCAGTTGTATGTATGGATTGGGAAGAGAGATTTGTGATTGTGTCCGCAAAAACGGGCGAAAATGTTAACGAAGTATTCCAAGCTTTGGAGAATAAAATTCGAGAGCGAATAACGTTAGAGGAAAAACGCCTGAATTTTATCAGGCGAAGAACAATGCCCGTAATGAGGATGGCGAAATCCGAAAAGTTCTCAGTCGGACTACTAAAATCGAAAAGCAGAACGCATTCAATGGACTCGTGA